A single region of the Methanobrevibacter wolinii SH genome encodes:
- a CDS encoding dihydromethanopterin reductase (acceptor), translating to MRIGWAFTGAGHLLKESVDEFVKLAKDNSVTVFMSNASIEVLKMYGLYETVVKYTGGRYKELATDENQKYSYPITGRLSLGKYDILILSPATANTVAKIVHGISDTIVTNAVAQAGKGNVPTIVVPVDITPGDIDTVLPSKLELNKCKKCDPCTAALACPHNAFIPYKEISLLNCVGCGQCKISCQYDAISEGKIIQMHMRDIDIKNTEELRKIDEITVLEHPSEIIQYIDENINK from the coding sequence ATGCGTATTGGATGGGCATTTACTGGAGCAGGACATTTATTAAAAGAAAGTGTTGATGAATTTGTAAAACTTGCAAAAGATAATTCAGTTACTGTTTTCATGTCAAATGCAAGTATTGAAGTATTAAAAATGTATGGTCTTTATGAAACTGTTGTTAAATACACTGGAGGCCGTTATAAAGAACTTGCTACTGATGAAAATCAAAAATATAGTTATCCTATTACTGGTAGATTATCTTTAGGTAAATATGATATTTTAATCCTATCTCCAGCTACTGCAAATACTGTTGCAAAAATAGTTCATGGAATTTCTGATACAATTGTTACAAATGCTGTAGCTCAAGCAGGTAAAGGTAATGTTCCAACTATTGTAGTTCCTGTTGATATTACTCCTGGTGATATTGATACAGTTTTACCTTCAAAATTAGAACTTAATAAATGTAAAAAATGTGATCCTTGTACAGCAGCACTTGCTTGTCCACATAATGCTTTTATTCCATATAAAGAGATTTCACTTTTAAATTGTGTTGGTTGTGGTCAATGTAAAATATCTTGTCAATATGATGCAATATCTGAAGGAAAAATCATTCAAATGCATATGAGGGATATTGATATTAAAAATACTGAAGAACTTAGAAAAATAGATGAAATCACTGTTTTAGAGCATCCTTCAGAAATTATTCAATATATTGATGAAAATATTAATAAATAA
- a CDS encoding DUF192 domain-containing protein translates to MEIKNLKIYNEENTINIKVKICNSFLERFKGLMLKNKIEYPLLFIIPKHYIVKAKIHSFFMRIPIDIIFIDDEDIIFETCSLRPWSFYTPIKESKYIIELEYKFINKNNIKIGSKITISNLNK, encoded by the coding sequence ATGGAAATTAAAAATTTAAAGATTTATAATGAAGAAAACACAATAAATATTAAAGTTAAGATATGTAACAGCTTTTTAGAAAGATTTAAAGGATTAATGTTAAAAAATAAAATAGAATATCCATTATTGTTTATTATACCTAAACATTATATAGTAAAAGCTAAAATCCATAGCTTTTTTATGAGAATTCCAATTGATATTATATTTATTGATGATGAAGATATAATCTTTGAAACTTGTAGTTTAAGACCTTGGAGCTTTTATACACCAATAAAAGAATCAAAATATATAATAGAATTAGAATATAAGTTTATTAATAAAAATAATATAAAAATAGGTAGTAAAATAACAATAAGTAATTTAAATAAGTAA
- a CDS encoding methionine adenosyltransferase, producing the protein MRNIIVEELNQKYIEDLDIEIVERKGIGHPDSISDGLGETVSHALCEMYMDELGGILHHNTDEVQITAGESDPHFGGGQILKPIDILLTGRGVHEYDGIKFPLERVAIESAKEFLDETIINLDVEADTVVECKIGQGSGDLVDVFSRQGAVSSNDTSFGVGYAPFSEVETIVNKTENLLNSKAFKAKHPAVGEDIKVMGLREKDNITLTIGCAMVSKFVDDRDAYISIREELKDIVSDLACKYTNRPVEVFVNTADDDTKKDESGYYLTVTGTSAEMGDDGSVGRGNRANGLITPCRPMSMEATSGKNPINHVGKIYNLLSNRIANDVVENVEGVKQINLMILSQIGKPIDQPRAATSQLILEDGYKLDDVNSKVENIIDSWLENISVITEDVVKGKAKTF; encoded by the coding sequence ATGAGAAATATAATAGTCGAAGAATTAAATCAAAAGTATATTGAAGATTTAGATATTGAAATTGTTGAAAGGAAAGGAATAGGCCATCCAGATAGTATTAGTGATGGTTTAGGTGAAACTGTAAGTCATGCATTATGTGAAATGTATATGGATGAACTTGGTGGAATCCTTCACCATAATACTGATGAAGTACAAATCACTGCTGGTGAGTCTGACCCTCATTTTGGTGGAGGACAAATATTAAAACCTATTGATATTCTTTTAACTGGTAGGGGAGTTCATGAATATGATGGAATTAAATTCCCTCTTGAAAGAGTTGCTATTGAATCAGCAAAAGAATTTTTAGATGAAACAATTATTAACCTTGATGTTGAAGCTGATACAGTTGTTGAATGTAAAATTGGTCAAGGTTCTGGAGATCTTGTAGATGTTTTCTCAAGACAAGGTGCAGTTTCAAGTAATGATACTTCATTTGGTGTAGGTTATGCTCCATTTTCTGAAGTAGAAACTATTGTTAATAAAACTGAAAATTTATTAAACTCTAAAGCTTTTAAAGCTAAACATCCTGCTGTTGGTGAAGATATTAAAGTAATGGGATTAAGAGAAAAAGATAATATTACTCTTACTATTGGTTGTGCAATGGTTTCTAAATTTGTTGATGATAGGGATGCATATATTTCTATTAGAGAAGAATTAAAAGATATTGTTTCAGATCTTGCATGTAAATATACTAATCGTCCTGTTGAAGTATTTGTAAACACAGCTGATGATGATACTAAAAAAGATGAATCTGGTTATTATTTAACTGTTACTGGTACTTCTGCAGAAATGGGTGATGATGGTTCAGTAGGTAGAGGAAACAGAGCTAATGGTCTTATTACTCCATGCAGACCAATGTCTATGGAAGCAACTTCTGGTAAAAATCCTATTAACCATGTAGGTAAAATCTACAATTTACTTTCTAATAGAATTGCTAATGATGTTGTAGAAAATGTTGAAGGAGTAAAACAAATCAATTTAATGATTTTAAGTCAAATTGGTAAACCTATTGATCAACCTAGAGCTGCTACTTCTCAATTAATTTTAGAAGATGGTTACAAATTAGATGATGTAAATAGTAAAGTTGAAAACATCATTGATTCATGGCTTGAAAATATATCAGTTATTACAGAAGATGTTGTTAAAGGTAAAGCTAAAACATTCTAA
- the ileS gene encoding isoleucine--tRNA ligase: MPIEEAEKSYEFAKIDKSVHEFWADKDIFAKVNKIRKNGPQYSFLDGPPYCSGKIHLGTAWNKVIKDTLLRYKSMNGFSLRRQAGWDMHGLPIEHKVEELMGIKSKQEIESKVGISTFVDKCQEFAFKNKLAMTKQFKSLGVWMDWDNPYMTLDPNYMESAWWTLKRANEQNLLTRDKRVISWCPHCETALAAAEMDYEEKEDPSIYLKFPLKQSFLSKEENPEGLKEYVLVWTTTPWTIPANLAICINPKFDYKFVEKDGEIYILAADLVEDVLGYEKTIHKHIIPSENEDEEDKVVKEVTVNYKFIKTVKGSDLIGLKYVYPFLDEIPKQKEFDSLENVHTILPGDHVELGEGTGCVHTAPGHGPDDFEVGKAYNLPIFCPVDESGNFNKDVGVYAGKYTKSYNPVIIDDLISKGFMYKNGTINHRYGICWRCKTPIIYRATEQWFLKVTDIKDKMLSEIEQVNWTPKWAGEGRFHDWVDNAKDWTISRQRYWGIPIPIWICPDCGEVKVIGSIAELKESSLIDTNVEDSKLVHRPFVDEIPIECPKCNGKMKRIPDVLDVWIDSGVAGWASLYYPNEEDKFNKWYPYDFITEGHDQTRGWFYSQLGTGVISLGKAPYKNVLMHGFVLDENGKKMSKSLGNVVSPEEVIEKYGADVLRFYLLWACKPWDDLKFVWDELNNVNKMFNILWNVYVFSTTYMSLDNFQPEKCTKDNIHLRKEDKWIISRVNTLTKEVAKDIEDLYFHKATRKIMDFILEDLSRWYVRLIRGRTWVESDDPDKLGAYYGLYTAIVSLIKLMAPFTPHISEVIYQNLVVGNLSDAKESVHMEDWTVNEDLINKDLEYEMDIVREVIDASIRARDVARYKLRWPVNDITVVSENEKVFDAVKDLEDVIKDQSNTKNVICSSEFDELSYIAKPNLKILGPKLKGDIGIVKKYFGEADGNIIKENLENNGSIIVSGVDYQGNNKDIELSSEEVLFDTELPDDFVSSEFKGGNVFVNTKLTPEILSEAMSRELIRRIQDMRKDMDLDVEANIDVSVSSSESFKDLVIKQIDLISNEVRANNLTINVGECKNIKSNEGQDISNEYTKNWKIEDEDLIIKIIKD, encoded by the coding sequence ATGCCAATAGAAGAGGCAGAAAAATCATATGAATTTGCTAAAATAGATAAATCTGTACATGAATTTTGGGCAGATAAAGATATTTTTGCTAAAGTTAATAAAATAAGAAAAAATGGTCCACAATATTCTTTTCTTGATGGGCCACCATATTGTAGTGGTAAAATCCATTTAGGTACTGCTTGGAATAAAGTTATTAAAGATACTTTATTACGTTATAAAAGTATGAATGGATTTTCATTAAGAAGACAAGCAGGATGGGATATGCATGGTCTTCCTATTGAACATAAAGTAGAAGAATTAATGGGAATTAAGAGTAAACAAGAGATTGAATCTAAAGTTGGTATATCTACATTTGTAGATAAATGTCAAGAATTTGCTTTTAAAAATAAACTTGCAATGACTAAACAATTTAAATCTCTTGGTGTTTGGATGGATTGGGATAATCCATATATGACTTTAGATCCAAATTATATGGAATCTGCATGGTGGACTTTAAAAAGAGCTAATGAACAAAATTTACTTACTCGTGATAAACGTGTAATTAGTTGGTGTCCTCATTGTGAAACTGCACTTGCTGCAGCAGAAATGGATTATGAAGAAAAAGAAGACCCTTCAATTTATCTTAAATTCCCACTTAAACAATCATTCTTATCAAAAGAAGAAAATCCTGAAGGACTTAAAGAATATGTTTTAGTATGGACTACTACTCCATGGACTATTCCTGCAAACCTTGCTATTTGTATAAATCCTAAATTTGATTATAAATTTGTTGAAAAAGATGGGGAAATTTACATTTTAGCTGCAGATTTAGTTGAAGATGTTTTAGGATATGAAAAAACAATACATAAACATATTATTCCTTCCGAAAATGAAGATGAAGAAGATAAGGTAGTTAAAGAAGTAACTGTTAATTATAAGTTTATTAAAACAGTTAAAGGTTCAGATTTAATTGGTTTAAAATATGTTTATCCTTTCCTAGATGAAATTCCTAAACAAAAAGAGTTTGATTCACTTGAAAATGTACATACTATCTTACCTGGTGACCATGTAGAATTAGGTGAAGGTACTGGTTGTGTACATACTGCTCCAGGTCATGGTCCAGATGATTTTGAGGTAGGTAAAGCTTATAATCTTCCTATATTTTGTCCTGTAGATGAAAGTGGTAATTTCAATAAAGATGTAGGAGTATATGCAGGTAAATATACAAAATCTTATAATCCAGTTATTATTGATGATTTAATATCTAAAGGATTTATGTATAAAAATGGAACTATTAACCATAGATATGGTATTTGTTGGAGATGTAAAACTCCTATTATTTATCGTGCTACTGAACAATGGTTCTTAAAAGTTACTGATATCAAAGATAAAATGTTATCTGAGATTGAACAAGTAAATTGGACTCCTAAATGGGCTGGTGAAGGAAGATTCCATGATTGGGTAGATAATGCTAAAGATTGGACTATTTCAAGACAAAGATATTGGGGTATTCCAATACCTATTTGGATATGTCCTGATTGTGGTGAAGTTAAGGTCATTGGATCTATTGCTGAATTAAAAGAATCTTCTCTTATTGATACTAATGTTGAAGATAGTAAATTAGTTCACAGACCATTCGTAGATGAAATACCAATAGAATGTCCTAAATGTAATGGAAAAATGAAACGTATTCCAGATGTTTTAGATGTATGGATTGATTCTGGTGTTGCAGGATGGGCTTCTTTATATTATCCAAATGAAGAAGATAAATTTAATAAATGGTATCCATATGACTTCATTACTGAAGGTCATGACCAAACTAGAGGATGGTTCTATTCTCAATTAGGTACTGGTGTAATATCTTTAGGTAAAGCTCCATATAAAAATGTTTTAATGCATGGATTTGTATTAGATGAAAATGGTAAAAAAATGAGTAAATCTCTTGGAAATGTTGTAAGTCCTGAAGAGGTTATTGAAAAGTATGGTGCTGATGTACTTAGATTCTATCTTTTATGGGCATGTAAACCTTGGGATGACCTTAAATTTGTATGGGATGAATTAAACAATGTAAATAAAATGTTTAATATTCTTTGGAATGTTTATGTCTTCTCTACAACTTATATGTCTTTAGATAATTTCCAACCTGAAAAATGTACTAAAGATAATATCCATTTAAGAAAAGAAGATAAATGGATTATTTCAAGAGTAAATACATTAACTAAAGAAGTTGCAAAAGATATTGAAGATTTATATTTCCATAAAGCAACACGTAAAATCATGGACTTTATATTAGAAGATTTAAGTCGTTGGTATGTACGTTTAATTAGAGGAAGAACTTGGGTAGAAAGTGATGATCCTGATAAATTAGGTGCATATTATGGTTTATATACTGCAATTGTCTCATTAATAAAACTCATGGCTCCATTTACTCCACATATCTCTGAAGTTATATATCAAAATCTTGTAGTTGGAAATCTTTCAGATGCTAAAGAAAGTGTACATATGGAAGATTGGACTGTTAATGAAGATTTAATAAATAAAGATCTTGAATATGAAATGGATATTGTAAGAGAAGTAATTGATGCATCTATACGTGCAAGAGATGTTGCAAGATATAAACTTAGATGGCCTGTAAATGATATTACAGTCGTTTCTGAAAATGAAAAAGTATTTGATGCTGTTAAAGATTTAGAAGATGTAATTAAAGATCAATCTAATACTAAAAATGTAATATGTTCTTCTGAATTTGATGAATTATCTTATATTGCTAAACCTAACCTTAAAATATTAGGTCCTAAACTTAAAGGTGATATTGGTATTGTTAAAAAATACTTTGGAGAAGCTGATGGTAATATCATTAAAGAAAACCTTGAAAATAATGGTTCAATTATTGTTTCAGGTGTTGATTATCAAGGAAATAATAAAGATATTGAGTTATCTTCAGAAGAAGTTTTATTTGATACTGAACTTCCTGATGACTTTGTATCATCTGAATTTAAAGGTGGAAATGTATTTGTAAATACTAAACTTACTCCTGAAATTCTTTCAGAAGCTATGTCTAGGGAATTAATTAGAAGAATTCAAGATATGAGAAAAGATATGGATTTAGATGTTGAAGCTAATATTGATGTTAGTGTAAGTTCCTCAGAATCATTTAAAGATTTAGTTATTAAACAAATTGATTTAATTTCAAATGAGGTTAGAGCTAATAATCTAACTATTAATGTTGGTGAATGTAAAAATATTAAATCTAATGAAGGACAAGATATTAGTAACGAGTATACTAAAAATTGGAAAATTGAAGATGAAGATTTAATAATTAAAATAATTAAAGATTAA
- the purL gene encoding phosphoribosylformylglycinamidine synthase subunit PurL: MTLMDSEVEYITNLLGRKMNSLEEGMLDVMFSEHCSYKSSRPFLRRFPTEGKNIILGPGDDAGLVSITDKYALAVGMESHNHPSAVEPYGGAGTGIGGILRDIISMGAMPIALLDPLRFGPLEDQKSKYIFENVVKGISDYGNRVGVPTVAGEVEFDESFRTNPLVNVMCVGLVEKDKIVYGKAPNVGDVFFLMGGTTGRDGINGVTFASEELTSDSETEDRPAVQVGDPFTKKRVLEASLEIMDKIKVSGVKDLGGGGLTCCISELAGACDNGAIVDLNAIPLRETGMTPYEIMLSESQERMVFVLNKKDVDLASKICDKHELPSAVIGEVVEGHNMIVKDFEKNQELCNLPTILLSDPPSIDREVKKPIKDESRRKIPKISVEDALIGILSSPNIASKSWVYKQYDYEVQVRTAVKPGDDAAVLRIDDETAIALTVDSNPIHTKLNPFDGGAGSVAEGIRNIVSVGASPYAIVDCLNFGNPENPEILWQFKECIEGMSQVSEKFKAPVISGNVSFYNENEGAKINPTPAVGLIGVEKLDNIRTLEFKEESDKILLIGETFDELEGSEFHRALFDIEQGDAPKIRIDDEFNAAKSILDLIDEDYDKNITAIHDCSAGGIAVALSEMAIKSNIGCEINTDNIPKDSEMDLCNLLFSESHGRYIMTVKADALDDVLSKINVPVACIGVVKGNSFKINDDIDLSVDSLKDAYTGVIEEHMI; this comes from the coding sequence ATGACTTTAATGGATTCTGAAGTAGAATATATCACTAATTTATTAGGTAGAAAAATGAATTCCTTAGAAGAAGGAATGTTAGATGTAATGTTTTCAGAACATTGTTCATATAAAAGTAGTAGACCTTTCTTAAGAAGATTTCCTACTGAAGGAAAAAACATTATTTTAGGTCCTGGTGATGATGCAGGACTTGTATCTATAACAGATAAATATGCTCTTGCAGTAGGTATGGAAAGTCATAATCACCCTTCTGCAGTAGAACCTTATGGTGGAGCAGGTACAGGTATTGGTGGAATTTTAAGGGATATTATATCAATGGGTGCTATGCCTATAGCACTTCTTGATCCATTAAGATTTGGACCTTTAGAAGATCAAAAATCTAAATATATCTTTGAAAATGTAGTTAAAGGTATTTCTGATTATGGAAATAGAGTAGGTGTTCCTACTGTTGCAGGAGAAGTTGAATTTGATGAATCATTTAGAACTAACCCTCTTGTAAATGTTATGTGTGTTGGACTTGTTGAAAAAGATAAAATAGTTTATGGTAAAGCACCTAATGTAGGGGATGTATTCTTTTTAATGGGTGGAACTACTGGTAGAGATGGAATTAATGGTGTAACTTTTGCTTCTGAAGAGTTAACATCTGATAGTGAAACTGAAGATAGGCCAGCTGTACAAGTTGGAGATCCATTTACTAAAAAAAGAGTTCTTGAAGCATCACTTGAGATTATGGATAAAATTAAAGTTTCTGGTGTTAAAGATTTAGGTGGTGGAGGTTTAACTTGTTGTATTTCAGAGCTTGCTGGTGCATGTGATAATGGTGCAATAGTTGATCTTAATGCAATACCTCTTAGGGAAACAGGTATGACTCCATATGAAATAATGTTATCTGAATCACAAGAGAGAATGGTTTTTGTTTTAAATAAAAAAGATGTTGATTTAGCTTCTAAAATCTGTGATAAACATGAGCTTCCTTCAGCTGTTATTGGTGAGGTTGTTGAAGGACATAATATGATTGTTAAAGATTTTGAAAAAAATCAAGAATTATGCAATCTTCCTACAATATTACTTTCAGACCCACCTTCAATTGATAGAGAAGTTAAAAAACCTATTAAAGATGAATCTAGGAGGAAAATCCCTAAAATTAGTGTTGAAGATGCATTAATTGGAATTTTATCTTCACCAAATATTGCAAGTAAATCCTGGGTTTATAAACAATATGATTATGAAGTTCAAGTTAGAACTGCAGTAAAACCAGGTGATGATGCAGCAGTACTTAGAATTGATGATGAAACTGCTATTGCATTAACTGTAGATTCTAATCCTATTCACACTAAACTTAATCCATTTGATGGTGGAGCAGGTTCAGTAGCAGAAGGTATTAGAAATATTGTATCTGTTGGAGCAAGTCCTTATGCAATTGTAGATTGTTTAAACTTTGGAAATCCTGAGAATCCTGAGATTTTATGGCAATTTAAAGAATGTATTGAAGGAATGTCTCAAGTTTCTGAGAAATTTAAAGCACCTGTTATTAGTGGTAATGTAAGTTTTTATAATGAAAATGAAGGAGCTAAAATTAATCCAACACCTGCAGTTGGTTTAATTGGTGTTGAAAAACTTGATAATATTAGAACACTTGAGTTTAAAGAAGAATCAGATAAAATTTTATTAATAGGTGAAACTTTTGATGAACTTGAAGGTTCTGAATTCCATAGGGCTTTATTTGATATAGAACAAGGTGATGCTCCTAAAATTAGAATTGATGATGAATTTAATGCAGCTAAATCTATTTTAGATTTAATTGATGAGGATTATGATAAAAATATAACTGCTATTCATGATTGTTCTGCAGGAGGTATTGCTGTTGCTTTAAGTGAAATGGCAATAAAATCTAATATTGGTTGTGAAATTAACACTGATAATATACCTAAAGACTCTGAAATGGATTTATGTAATTTACTATTTTCTGAATCACATGGTAGATATATAATGACAGTTAAAGCAGATGCTTTAGATGATGTCTTATCCAAAATAAATGTTCCAGTAGCATGTATTGGTGTAGTTAAAGGAAACAGTTTTAAAATTAATGATGATATAGATTTATCTGTAGATTCACTAAAAGATGCTTATACTGGTGTTATTGAAGAGCATATGATATAA
- a CDS encoding molybdopterin molybdotransferase MoeA: MFLSKLMPLNEAVSKLNDNQKFTDTEKISIDEAYMRVLAEDIKSFHNSPPFDKSAMDGYALIAENTFGASNNVHKDFKIIDKIGAGDFSNKTVHDGEAISISTGAPIPDGANAVIMVEYTSSNGDTLTIHSQVTPGENVSPKAEDISKGDVVLKSNTLIRPQELGLIASAGYNEIEVFKKPNIKVIITGNELVEPSKELETKSKIINSNKYTIAALVKSAGANVTVSHAHDNFDEVKEAIDSASKEYDVVITTGGTAVSDGDVVLDAVEDLGEILFHGVAMRPGKPAGAGIVNDTPIFTLSGQPVAAMSQFDIFARTYIMKMQGIKDYEFNIVKRKSQLKIPSTLGRTDFIRTNADNIHARHILNRGSGIIRSMVEANSYIIIDENNEGIEKGDSVDLVFFDSMNWNA, encoded by the coding sequence ATGTTTTTATCAAAATTAATGCCTCTTAATGAAGCAGTTTCTAAACTCAATGATAATCAGAAATTTACAGATACTGAGAAAATAAGTATTGATGAAGCTTATATGAGAGTTTTAGCTGAAGATATTAAATCTTTTCATAATTCTCCACCATTTGATAAATCTGCAATGGATGGTTATGCTCTTATAGCTGAAAACACATTTGGTGCATCTAATAATGTTCATAAAGATTTTAAAATCATTGATAAAATTGGTGCTGGTGATTTTTCAAATAAAACAGTTCATGATGGTGAAGCAATTTCTATATCTACAGGTGCACCTATACCTGATGGAGCAAATGCTGTTATTATGGTAGAGTATACTTCTTCTAATGGTGATACTTTAACTATTCACTCACAAGTTACTCCTGGTGAAAATGTAAGTCCTAAAGCAGAGGATATTAGTAAAGGTGATGTTGTTTTAAAATCAAACACTTTAATTCGTCCTCAAGAATTAGGTTTAATTGCATCTGCAGGTTATAATGAAATTGAAGTATTTAAAAAACCGAATATTAAAGTTATTATTACTGGTAATGAATTAGTAGAACCTTCTAAAGAATTAGAAACTAAATCTAAGATTATAAACTCTAATAAGTATACAATTGCAGCATTAGTCAAAAGTGCTGGTGCAAATGTTACAGTATCTCATGCACATGATAATTTTGATGAAGTTAAAGAAGCAATTGATAGTGCAAGTAAAGAATATGATGTTGTTATTACAACAGGTGGTACTGCAGTAAGTGATGGGGATGTTGTTCTTGATGCAGTAGAGGATCTTGGAGAGATTCTTTTCCATGGTGTTGCAATGAGACCTGGAAAACCTGCAGGTGCAGGAATCGTTAATGATACTCCTATATTTACATTATCTGGTCAACCTGTTGCAGCAATGAGTCAATTTGATATATTTGCAAGAACTTATATTATGAAAATGCAAGGTATTAAAGATTATGAATTTAATATAGTTAAAAGAAAATCTCAGTTAAAGATACCATCAACTTTAGGACGCACTGATTTTATTAGAACTAATGCAGATAATATTCATGCTCGCCATATCTTAAATAGAGGTTCTGGTATTATAAGAAGTATGGTTGAAGCAAATAGTTATATTATAATTGATGAAAATAATGAGGGTATTGAAAAAGGAGATTCTGTTGATTTAGTATTTTTTGATTCTATGAATTGGAATGCTTGA
- a CDS encoding class I SAM-dependent methyltransferase: protein MGNSLFNFILNKSNSYNYYKREHDNLIKENNNLKKQISSLNNRVSELEKNIRAPSNFPGRFLTKEDVLTKFNETYYGASRWDKFYQEMVEVLSRMDDVHKILEFGPYKAPLVENEDVIDLMDRSEYFPFNINKVIVHDCTKFPYPIKDKEYDLVILSQVLEHFGIMGEQTEVFKELARISKRAVIALPYKWFSPFARDHHMIDEKVFDSWQGEFKYSYQNINTKNQTILRIYDFED from the coding sequence ATGGGAAATAGTCTTTTTAATTTTATTTTAAACAAAAGTAATAGTTATAACTATTATAAAAGAGAACATGATAACTTAATAAAAGAAAATAATAATCTTAAAAAACAAATTTCTTCTTTAAATAATCGTGTAAGTGAACTTGAAAAGAATATTCGAGCTCCTTCTAATTTTCCAGGAAGATTTCTAACAAAGGAGGATGTTTTAACAAAGTTCAATGAAACTTATTATGGTGCATCAAGATGGGATAAATTCTATCAAGAAATGGTTGAGGTTTTATCTAGGATGGATGATGTTCATAAAATATTAGAATTTGGTCCTTATAAAGCACCTCTTGTTGAAAATGAGGATGTTATTGATCTTATGGATCGTTCAGAGTATTTCCCATTTAATATTAATAAAGTAATTGTTCATGATTGTACTAAATTTCCTTATCCTATTAAAGATAAAGAGTATGATCTTGTTATTTTATCTCAAGTTCTTGAACACTTTGGTATTATGGGTGAACAAACTGAAGTTTTTAAAGAATTAGCTAGGATTTCAAAAAGAGCAGTTATTGCCTTACCTTATAAATGGTTTAGTCCATTTGCAAGAGATCATCACATGATTGATGAGAAAGTTTTTGATTCTTGGCAAGGTGAATTTAAGTATTCTTATCAAAATATTAATACTAAAAATCAAACAATTTTAAGAATATATGATTTTGAAGATTAA
- a CDS encoding site-2 protease family protein: protein MNGIWYYVFGFILVWTILALYKMYHEDSNLEMGFPIIMWRTHKFIDFIDKLAKKAPRFWKWYMNIGIVICFGAMALMTYILIISLGTVTKTPSVSILIPGVDIPGSPIFIPFLSGFIALVLLLIVHEFSHGILARVENIDVKSMGLLLFFIIPGAFVEPDEEQVLKASRISKLRILAAGSMANIVLAVIALLVFALLANCVIPTVYDQEGVEVTQIVNNAPAVGHISKGELLTGINNKTIKNSTDYVNAVHNLSPNTTVKLKTNKGNSKFKLGENPNNKSIGYMGIRCQEHFVIKENIKNTYGDILPWFWLSLEDLFKWIYIINLSVGLFNLLPMKPLDGGKMFEELLSYRLSEDNTYLITLFTSVFIAMVIIASLIIGILVGFKII, encoded by the coding sequence GTGAATGGTATATGGTATTATGTATTTGGTTTTATTCTTGTATGGACCATTTTAGCATTATATAAAATGTATCATGAAGACTCAAACTTAGAAATGGGTTTTCCAATAATTATGTGGAGAACTCATAAATTTATAGATTTTATAGATAAACTTGCTAAAAAAGCCCCTAGGTTTTGGAAATGGTATATGAATATAGGTATTGTTATATGTTTTGGTGCAATGGCATTGATGACATATATTTTAATAATATCTCTTGGAACAGTTACAAAAACTCCATCTGTATCTATTCTTATTCCTGGTGTTGATATTCCAGGTTCTCCTATTTTCATTCCATTCTTATCTGGATTTATTGCACTTGTCCTTTTACTAATTGTACATGAATTTTCACATGGTATTCTTGCAAGGGTAGAAAATATTGATGTTAAATCAATGGGTTTATTGTTATTTTTTATAATTCCTGGTGCATTTGTAGAACCTGATGAAGAACAAGTACTTAAAGCTTCAAGAATAAGCAAACTTAGAATACTTGCAGCAGGATCAATGGCGAATATTGTTCTTGCAGTAATTGCTTTACTTGTATTTGCATTACTTGCTAATTGTGTGATTCCTACAGTTTATGATCAAGAAGGAGTTGAAGTAACACAAATCGTGAATAATGCTCCTGCAGTAGGTCATATTAGTAAAGGGGAACTTTTAACTGGAATTAATAATAAAACTATTAAAAATTCAACAGATTATGTTAATGCTGTCCATAATTTAAGTCCTAATACTACAGTTAAACTGAAAACGAATAAAGGAAATTCTAAATTTAAATTAGGTGAAAATCCTAATAATAAATCTATTGGTTATATGGGTATTAGATGTCAAGAACATTTTGTAATTAAAGAAAATATTAAAAATACATATGGTGATATTTTACCTTGGTTCTGGTTAAGTTTAGAAGATTTATTTAAATGGATTTATATAATTAACCTTTCAGTAGGTTTATTTAATTTACTTCCAATGAAACCATTAGATGGTGGAAAAATGTTTGAAGAATTATTATCTTATAGATTATCTGAAGATAATACTTATTTAATTACATTATTCACTTCAGTTTTTATTGCTATGGTAATTAT